The following proteins come from a genomic window of Varunaivibrio sulfuroxidans:
- a CDS encoding type II secretion system F family protein, with product MSIFNIATPTLIVWMATLAALVSVAAIAAPFVFPAKGKSARFKQVTSKRRELSRQQLDGLTTKGSLLRQRQKSTKAEIMKKVLVALKLDQALSSKELKLHLSQAGYRYQNALVFFQFARFAAAIAGPFLAIFLIESQGPTATLPYALKLVGMGLGALGGFYLPKLLVVNQAQKRQKEINLGFADALDLIVICVEGGLSVENAFERVTEEIGEASPTLAQEFGLTSAELAYLGDRHKAYQNFADRTGLPAIKSLATTLIQSEKYGTPVGQALKVLSQERRQDRMAIAERKGASLPAKLTVPMIVFFLPPLFAVVIGPAAIQISHM from the coding sequence ATGTCCATTTTCAATATCGCCACCCCCACCTTGATCGTTTGGATGGCCACCCTGGCGGCCTTGGTCTCGGTGGCCGCGATCGCCGCGCCCTTTGTTTTTCCCGCCAAGGGAAAATCGGCCCGCTTTAAGCAGGTGACGTCCAAACGCCGAGAACTCAGCCGCCAGCAACTGGACGGCTTGACCACGAAGGGGTCGTTGTTGCGCCAGCGCCAGAAATCGACCAAGGCGGAGATCATGAAAAAGGTCCTGGTTGCCCTGAAGCTGGACCAGGCGCTGTCCTCGAAAGAACTAAAATTGCATCTTTCCCAGGCCGGATACCGCTACCAGAACGCCTTGGTTTTTTTCCAGTTCGCCCGTTTCGCCGCCGCCATCGCCGGGCCGTTCCTCGCCATTTTCCTGATCGAATCGCAAGGCCCGACGGCGACCCTGCCCTACGCCCTTAAGCTGGTGGGCATGGGGTTGGGCGCGCTCGGCGGGTTTTATTTGCCTAAGCTGCTGGTCGTCAATCAGGCGCAGAAACGCCAGAAAGAAATCAATCTGGGCTTCGCCGACGCCCTCGACCTGATCGTGATCTGCGTCGAAGGCGGACTTTCGGTGGAAAACGCCTTCGAACGGGTGACCGAGGAAATCGGCGAGGCCTCGCCGACCCTGGCCCAGGAATTCGGCCTGACCTCGGCCGAACTGGCCTATCTCGGCGACCGCCACAAGGCCTATCAGAACTTCGCCGATCGCACCGGGCTGCCCGCCATCAAATCGCTGGCGACGACACTTATTCAGTCGGAAAAATACGGCACCCCGGTCGGGCAGGCCTTGAAGGTGTTGTCTCAAGAACGCCGCCAGGACCGAATGGCGATCGCCGAACGCAAGGGGGCGTCCCTGCCCGCCAAATTGACCGTGCCGATGATTGTGTTTTTTCTGCCGCCCCTGTTTGCCGTCGTCATCGGCCCCGCCGCGATCCAGATCAGCCACATGTAA
- a CDS encoding A24 family peptidase has product MFLPSVFAVVFAALLVYGALCDIRALRIPNWVSLALAGAFLPAAVVVGMGGRAIAIHYGIAILVLALLSVLFALGVLGGGDVKLFSAAAVWMGGSHLPIFALSVALAGGGLSALILIGRAWLRAGKGCPAWLAPRLAPGGAAPYGVAIAAGGLYVLPRLFIPS; this is encoded by the coding sequence ATGTTTCTTCCGTCGGTTTTCGCCGTTGTTTTCGCCGCCCTGTTGGTTTATGGCGCGCTCTGCGACATTCGCGCCTTGCGTATTCCCAATTGGGTCTCGCTCGCCCTGGCCGGGGCATTTCTGCCCGCCGCCGTGGTGGTGGGCATGGGCGGGCGGGCGATCGCGATCCATTATGGGATCGCGATTTTGGTGCTGGCGCTGTTAAGCGTCCTGTTCGCCCTGGGCGTCCTCGGCGGCGGCGACGTGAAGCTGTTTTCGGCGGCGGCGGTGTGGATGGGCGGAAGCCATCTGCCGATTTTCGCCCTGTCGGTCGCCCTTGCCGGCGGGGGCTTGTCGGCGCTGATTTTAATCGGCCGCGCCTGGCTGCGCGCCGGCAAGGGATGCCCGGCGTGGCTGGCCCCCCGTCTTGCCCCCGGCGGTGCGGCGCCCTATGGCGTCGCCATCGCCGCGGGAGGACTTTACGTCCTGCCTCGCCTGTTCATCCCGTCATAG
- a CDS encoding Flp family type IVb pilin, with translation MTHLMQYLTRFKRDESGATAIEYGLIAALVAVVIIGGLTLVGGNLQTLFTTVAGKL, from the coding sequence ATGACGCACCTCATGCAATACCTCACCCGTTTCAAGCGTGACGAATCCGGCGCGACGGCGATCGAATACGGCCTGATCGCGGCGCTGGTCGCCGTCGTCATCATCGGCGGGTTGACCCTGGTTGGCGGCAATCTGCAAACGTTGTTTACCACCGTCGCCGGCAAGCTTTAA
- a CDS encoding Crp/Fnr family transcriptional regulator → MDEMTDISGVERTLQNVEMLAEAGPDRVEDLEKKCRWLTFEANQTIVDRDDTSTDVFFIVSGRVKVMDFLGKDQEIALAELGDGASFGELSAIDLSKRSARVTALQTSLIASLPSADFKKLLLDCPGISVMLLKRFASVIRTLNTRVTALTTLSPHQRVYYELLRMSEPNPQGDGSWMIHYLPKHEEIASWSGTRREDVAMAIGHLAREGIVGRKHKSLVIKDHSKLQMLLNQ, encoded by the coding sequence ATGGACGAAATGACGGATATCAGCGGTGTTGAACGGACCCTCCAAAATGTGGAGATGCTGGCCGAGGCCGGCCCCGATCGGGTCGAGGACCTGGAGAAAAAGTGCCGTTGGCTGACATTCGAGGCGAACCAGACGATCGTCGATCGCGACGACACATCGACGGATGTTTTCTTCATCGTCAGCGGGCGGGTCAAGGTCATGGATTTCCTGGGCAAGGATCAGGAGATCGCCCTCGCCGAGTTGGGTGACGGGGCCAGCTTCGGCGAACTGTCGGCGATCGATTTATCGAAACGCTCAGCCCGGGTGACGGCGTTACAGACATCCCTGATCGCTTCATTGCCCAGCGCCGATTTTAAAAAATTGCTCCTCGATTGTCCCGGTATTTCTGTGATGTTGCTGAAACGCTTCGCGTCGGTGATCCGCACCCTAAACACCCGAGTGACGGCGTTGACAACTCTGTCGCCCCATCAGCGGGTGTATTACGAATTGCTGCGGATGTCCGAACCCAACCCTCAGGGCGATGGATCGTGGATGATCCATTATCTGCCTAAACACGAGGAAATCGCCAGTTGGAGCGGCACCCGGCGCGAGGACGTCGCCATGGCGATCGGTCATCTGGCGCGCGAGGGTATCGTTGGGCGCAAGCACAAATCGCTGGTGATCAAGGACCATAGCAAATTGCAGATGTTGTTGAACCAGTGA
- a CDS encoding PilZ domain-containing protein — translation MDADRERERRLLGGEIEERQDPGGLDLGRRASPRLSSVYSAKLAQRGKVQACVVTNLSLTGGRVKLTQPVDVHAPMRLMFDRLGDYWALNVGVVWSASGMVGVRLFDAEETRRATLQRLMPGRFKRMNFPRDKEKEG, via the coding sequence ATGGACGCAGATCGTGAACGCGAGCGCCGGCTCTTGGGGGGGGAGATTGAGGAACGCCAGGATCCGGGAGGCCTCGATTTGGGCCGTCGTGCATCGCCTAGGCTATCTAGTGTGTATAGCGCGAAGCTGGCGCAACGGGGGAAAGTTCAGGCGTGCGTGGTGACCAATCTTTCTCTAACCGGAGGGCGCGTGAAGCTGACCCAGCCGGTCGATGTGCATGCTCCCATGCGCCTGATGTTCGATCGCTTGGGCGATTACTGGGCCTTGAACGTGGGCGTCGTATGGTCGGCTTCGGGAATGGTCGGCGTGCGCCTGTTCGATGCCGAAGAAACCCGCCGGGCGACTTTGCAGCGCCTTATGCCGGGTCGTTTCAAGCGGATGAATTTCCCAAGGGATAAAGAGAAGGAAGGGTAG
- a CDS encoding tetratricopeptide repeat protein codes for MRNSLKATTFRLAIFAGVVGILSGCASTGGAPVKVSEASLAKTLDIAARDSENQHDYTSAAQYYARLSHEKPDDIRLRIDLARNLRYIGEAKQGVKILLEKRPSQSSNLPFLLELAKSRIAAGDAEGALGDLKALFAAAPATWPGMWDAFMVRGIARDQVQHYKLAQADYNAALKLSPKNPQVMNNYAMSLAQSGRLDAAIAILENASNQNRSNVQVRQNLALLYGVKGELGKAKALSEMDLDPKNVDTNMSFYQRFKHRGTP; via the coding sequence GTGCGCAATAGCTTGAAGGCGACGACGTTTCGTTTGGCGATCTTCGCGGGGGTCGTCGGGATTCTGTCCGGTTGCGCAAGCACGGGCGGCGCGCCGGTGAAGGTGAGCGAGGCGTCTCTCGCCAAAACCCTGGACATCGCGGCGCGAGATTCGGAGAACCAACACGATTATACCTCCGCCGCACAGTATTACGCCCGACTATCTCATGAAAAGCCCGATGATATCCGCTTGCGGATCGATTTGGCGCGTAACCTGCGTTATATCGGCGAGGCCAAGCAAGGCGTTAAAATCTTGCTGGAAAAACGCCCCTCCCAGTCCTCCAATCTGCCGTTTTTGTTGGAACTGGCGAAAAGCCGGATCGCCGCAGGTGACGCCGAGGGCGCTTTGGGCGATCTAAAGGCGTTGTTCGCCGCCGCGCCCGCCACATGGCCCGGAATGTGGGACGCCTTCATGGTGAGGGGGATCGCGCGGGATCAAGTGCAACACTACAAATTGGCCCAGGCGGATTATAACGCGGCCCTGAAGCTGTCGCCGAAAAATCCGCAGGTGATGAACAATTACGCCATGTCTCTGGCCCAGTCCGGTCGGCTTGACGCGGCGATCGCAATTTTGGAGAACGCATCGAATCAAAACCGTTCGAATGTCCAGGTTCGCCAGAATTTGGCGTTGTTATACGGTGTGAAAGGCGAATTGGGTAAGGCCAAGGCGTTATCGGAAATGGACCTTGATCCGAAAAATGTCGATACCAATATGAGCTTTTATCAAAGATTTAAACACCGGGGGACGCCGTGA
- a CDS encoding pilus assembly protein TadG-related protein — translation MAILFALMTPIIIGFVGVGVDVGSWYQERRSMQSAADTAAVSAALERSQGGTTQSIDAAALQEATRNGFNAATDTIQVNVAPHSGAYKGDGNYVEVIITHPLNLYFSKIFLNNPVTATTRAVATTQGENEACVLALNPTAQNAIYVNGAMSDVSMEGCGVVANSNDPKAVNVQNGEFEVDCVSTVGGVSGAENIKTEKCPAPVTGAPAVADPYSALTVPSYSGCDHDPAGNKPYTPAEGETMTEGVYCGGIKVSSGDTVYMDPGIYIMDKGDFNVQGNAHLEGHDVTIILTSSSGTGYGSFLFTGNDDIALSAPTAADTGGSLTGDYTGVLIYQDRNAPTTPSLNAQLTGGSDSELDGLIYVPNNDISFSGGNSTDDNGCLMLIAQKISFNGGADIENKCDKYSSPKITYGNKPLLVE, via the coding sequence ATGGCGATTTTGTTCGCCTTGATGACCCCCATCATCATCGGATTCGTCGGCGTCGGCGTCGATGTCGGCTCATGGTATCAAGAACGCCGCTCGATGCAGTCGGCGGCCGATACCGCCGCGGTGTCCGCCGCTTTGGAAAGATCGCAGGGCGGCACCACCCAATCGATAGACGCCGCGGCGCTGCAGGAGGCGACACGCAACGGCTTTAACGCCGCGACCGACACCATTCAGGTCAACGTCGCCCCCCATTCCGGCGCTTACAAAGGGGATGGCAATTATGTCGAGGTGATAATCACCCATCCCCTCAATCTTTATTTTTCCAAAATATTCCTGAACAACCCGGTGACGGCGACAACCCGCGCCGTGGCCACCACCCAGGGCGAGAACGAAGCCTGCGTCCTGGCGCTGAACCCCACCGCGCAAAACGCCATTTATGTGAACGGCGCCATGTCCGACGTCAGCATGGAAGGCTGCGGGGTCGTCGCCAATTCCAACGACCCCAAAGCGGTCAACGTGCAAAACGGCGAGTTCGAAGTCGATTGCGTATCCACCGTCGGCGGCGTCAGCGGCGCGGAAAACATCAAGACCGAGAAATGCCCGGCCCCCGTCACCGGCGCGCCCGCCGTCGCCGACCCATACAGCGCCCTGACGGTGCCGTCTTATTCCGGGTGCGACCACGACCCGGCGGGAAACAAACCCTATACGCCGGCGGAGGGCGAAACCATGACCGAGGGCGTCTATTGCGGCGGCATCAAGGTCAGCAGTGGCGACACCGTCTACATGGACCCCGGTATCTACATCATGGATAAGGGTGATTTCAACGTCCAGGGCAACGCCCACCTGGAAGGCCACGATGTCACCATCATCCTGACCTCGTCCAGCGGAACGGGGTATGGCAGTTTCCTATTCACCGGCAACGACGACATCGCCCTGAGCGCGCCCACCGCCGCCGACACCGGCGGTAGCCTGACCGGAGATTACACCGGCGTGCTGATTTACCAGGACCGCAACGCGCCGACAACGCCCAGCCTCAACGCCCAATTGACCGGGGGGTCGGACAGCGAACTGGACGGTTTGATCTACGTCCCCAACAACGATATATCCTTCTCCGGGGGTAATTCCACCGACGACAACGGCTGCCTGATGCTGATTGCGCAAAAAATCAGCTTCAACGGAGGTGCGGATATCGAAAATAAGTGCGATAAATACAGTAGCCCGAAGATCACCTACGGCAACAAGCCGCTGCTCGTGGAATGA
- a CDS encoding TadE/TadG family type IV pilus assembly protein — translation METLRHLRQWLRPRVRKLKTLPGDTAGVSAIEFALIAPVLMILMLGMFDYAVLIFHKMELVGAVRSGAQYALIDSSATTAIAQTVINSTNLPANTLSVTVTNFCECPDGSSLVCGGTCAAGNVHYYTRVAGSYDYTPIFLPGPITLSDTTTIRTQ, via the coding sequence ATGGAAACCCTGCGTCACCTGCGCCAATGGCTTCGCCCGCGTGTACGCAAGCTGAAGACGCTACCCGGCGATACAGCGGGGGTCAGCGCCATCGAATTCGCCCTGATCGCGCCGGTGCTGATGATCCTGATGCTCGGCATGTTCGATTACGCCGTCTTGATCTTCCATAAAATGGAACTGGTCGGCGCCGTGCGTTCCGGGGCGCAATACGCCTTGATCGATTCCTCGGCGACGACGGCGATCGCGCAAACCGTGATTAACTCGACCAACTTGCCCGCCAACACGCTCAGCGTCACCGTCACCAACTTTTGTGAATGCCCGGACGGCAGCAGCCTCGTTTGCGGCGGGACGTGCGCGGCGGGTAACGTACATTACTACACCCGCGTCGCCGGCAGCTACGACTATACGCCAATCTTCCTGCCCGGGCCGATCACCCTGAGCGACACCACCACCATCAGAACCCAGTAA
- a CDS encoding TadE/TadG family type IV pilus assembly protein, which yields MTQTRTARRIRPILRKVAEKTADNRGATAVEFALVAPVFLMFVLGLVDFGRVYWIKSTMQYAVEQTARYAMVNPTATNTTLTTYAVSQVNGLDPSGITFNAADSTVSGTAFKTITASYTYTFSIPFVTLADAVLSAKSSAPVVVPVTPHGHHS from the coding sequence ATGACCCAAACCCGAACAGCGCGCCGCATCCGACCGATTTTGCGCAAAGTCGCCGAAAAAACCGCCGACAACCGTGGCGCGACGGCGGTGGAATTCGCCCTGGTCGCGCCGGTTTTTCTGATGTTCGTTCTCGGTCTGGTGGATTTCGGTCGCGTCTACTGGATCAAAAGCACGATGCAATACGCCGTCGAACAAACCGCGCGCTACGCCATGGTCAACCCCACCGCCACGAACACGACCCTGACCACCTATGCGGTGAGCCAGGTCAACGGCCTGGATCCCTCGGGAATAACCTTCAACGCCGCCGACAGCACGGTCAGCGGCACCGCTTTCAAGACCATCACCGCAAGCTATACCTACACGTTTTCGATTCCCTTCGTCACCTTGGCCGACGCGGTCCTATCGGCGAAATCCAGCGCCCCCGTAGTAGTGCCCGTCACACCACATGGCCATCACTCCTAA
- a CDS encoding hydroxypyruvate isomerase family protein has protein sequence MIKLSANLSFLFTQEAFLERFHAASLAGFKGVECLFPYAFPSREIKNRLAASRLEMVMFNAPPGDWAAGARGLAALPGRETDVDAAMEQALAYATTVHCSRVHVMAGIVPVGISRTRAMATLVANLGRAARVFQPHGINILIEPINPFDMPGYLLNRAEEAVEIIERVGADNVRLQYDIYHARRLGVDPLLEIHRFLPAIGHIQIAARRGRGEPDDGDPDTPMIFRLLDRLGYDGWVGLEYTPRAGTTAGLGWAREAGFLSSRG, from the coding sequence GTGATCAAACTAAGCGCCAACCTTTCTTTTCTTTTTACGCAAGAGGCCTTTCTTGAGCGTTTCCACGCCGCCTCTTTGGCCGGATTTAAGGGGGTTGAGTGCCTGTTTCCTTATGCTTTTCCCTCTCGGGAGATCAAGAACCGTCTTGCCGCGTCGCGCCTTGAGATGGTGATGTTCAACGCGCCGCCGGGCGATTGGGCGGCTGGTGCGCGCGGCCTTGCCGCCCTTCCCGGACGCGAAACGGATGTTGATGCCGCGATGGAACAGGCCCTCGCTTACGCCACGACCGTGCACTGTTCCAGGGTCCATGTCATGGCGGGGATCGTCCCCGTGGGGATTTCCCGCACGCGGGCGATGGCGACGTTGGTCGCAAACCTGGGCCGCGCCGCGCGCGTGTTCCAACCCCACGGGATCAATATTTTGATCGAGCCGATCAACCCCTTCGACATGCCGGGTTACCTTTTGAATCGAGCGGAAGAAGCGGTCGAGATTATCGAGCGGGTCGGTGCGGACAACGTCCGTCTGCAGTACGATATTTATCACGCCCGCCGCCTGGGCGTTGATCCGTTACTGGAAATCCACCGCTTTCTTCCGGCGATCGGCCATATTCAGATCGCCGCCCGTCGGGGGCGCGGCGAACCCGACGATGGCGATCCCGATACGCCGATGATTTTCAGGCTGTTGGATCGTCTGGGCTACGACGGTTGGGTGGGGCTGGAATATACGCCCCGGGCGGGCACGACGGCAGGTCTGGGCTGGGCGCGCGAGGCCGGATTTTTGTCGTCCCGCGGCTGA
- a CDS encoding phosphodiesterase, translating to MIIAQISDLHLRTDGHKLKGIVDSVGALDAVVRHLNALEPRPDVVLATGDLANKAHVQDYETLEAMLRTLSMAFYVIPGNHDDRAMMRDVFAKDGYFPPDGKFLHYTVEDWPVRMIALDTKADRRDGGEMCPERLAWLDARLGEQPDRPTVVFMHHPPFKTGIGFMDKQHFDGAEDFEALIRRHPQVERIVAGHLHRTISKRFGGTVASVCSSSAFQMALDLRPDVGSSFVKEPPTIPILLWRDDTGLVAHHSQLGDFGPRHPFVRDPL from the coding sequence ATGATTATCGCCCAAATTTCGGATCTCCACCTGAGAACCGACGGACACAAACTGAAGGGTATTGTCGATTCCGTCGGCGCGCTTGACGCCGTCGTGCGCCACCTCAACGCGCTTGAGCCGCGCCCCGACGTGGTGCTGGCGACCGGCGATCTGGCCAACAAGGCGCACGTCCAGGACTATGAAACCCTGGAAGCCATGCTGCGCACCTTGAGCATGGCGTTTTACGTCATCCCCGGCAACCACGACGACCGCGCGATGATGCGCGACGTCTTCGCCAAGGACGGTTATTTCCCGCCCGACGGAAAATTCCTGCACTACACCGTGGAAGACTGGCCGGTGCGCATGATCGCCCTGGACACCAAGGCCGACCGGCGCGATGGCGGCGAGATGTGCCCCGAACGCCTGGCCTGGCTGGATGCGCGTCTGGGCGAGCAACCCGATCGCCCGACGGTGGTTTTCATGCACCACCCTCCGTTCAAGACCGGCATCGGATTCATGGACAAACAGCATTTCGACGGCGCCGAGGATTTCGAGGCGCTGATCCGCCGCCACCCCCAGGTCGAACGGATCGTCGCCGGACACCTGCACCGCACCATCTCCAAGCGCTTCGGTGGGACCGTGGCCAGTGTGTGTTCTTCGAGCGCATTTCAAATGGCCCTCGACCTGCGCCCCGACGTTGGGTCGAGCTTCGTGAAGGAACCCCCCACCATCCCCATTTTACTATGGCGCGACGATACCGGTCTGGTCGCCCACCATAGCCAATTGGGAGATTTCGGACCACGCCATCCCTTCGTCCGCGACCCTCTTTAG
- the hemN gene encoding oxygen-independent coproporphyrinogen III oxidase, translating to MKADLTTKYDMLVPRYTSYPTAPHFNDDVTADVYGRWLCELDPKTALSLYFHIPFCDEMCWFCGCYTKIVKRYEPVSEYLNTLLKEIDLVADRLPGRFSAHHLHWGGGSPTMLTGPDWMRIMDKLRARFDFAQNAEIAVEMDPRTATLDYVRAVASAGVNRASIGVQDFDPKVQEAINRIQPFEMTRQVVDWLRDNAIDGINMDLMYGLPHQSVDGVIDMIDKTVEIRPNRIALFGYAHVPWMKSHQKLIKEEDLPDNRQRWVQFSRASDRLEERGYVKIGLDHFALPDDALAIALKNHTVHRNFQGYTVDDSPAMLPFGASAIGALPQGYVQNVLPLRDYTRAIDAGEFPVQRGRALTARDKLEADAIMRIMCDLECDLDQVCAAHDMTPDALDAGLEKLAPMAADGIVVIDGRHIRLTAQGRPFVRLVASAFDAYLGSGQGRHSKAV from the coding sequence ATGAAAGCGGACCTGACCACAAAGTACGACATGCTCGTCCCCCGCTACACGAGTTATCCCACGGCGCCGCACTTTAACGACGACGTCACCGCCGACGTGTATGGTCGCTGGCTTTGCGAACTGGACCCCAAAACCGCCCTTTCGCTGTATTTCCACATCCCCTTTTGCGACGAAATGTGCTGGTTCTGCGGCTGCTACACCAAAATCGTCAAGCGCTATGAGCCGGTCAGCGAATATTTGAATACCCTGCTCAAGGAAATCGACCTGGTCGCCGATCGCCTGCCCGGTCGGTTCAGCGCCCATCATCTGCATTGGGGCGGCGGCAGCCCAACCATGTTGACCGGCCCCGATTGGATGCGCATCATGGATAAGTTGCGCGCCCGCTTCGATTTCGCCCAAAACGCCGAAATCGCCGTCGAAATGGACCCACGCACCGCCACCTTGGACTACGTCAGGGCGGTGGCGTCCGCCGGCGTCAACCGCGCCAGCATCGGGGTGCAAGATTTCGACCCCAAGGTGCAGGAGGCGATCAACCGCATTCAACCCTTCGAGATGACCCGCCAAGTGGTCGATTGGCTGCGCGACAACGCCATTGACGGCATCAACATGGATTTGATGTACGGCCTGCCCCATCAAAGCGTGGACGGCGTCATCGATATGATCGACAAGACCGTCGAAATTCGTCCCAACCGGATCGCCCTGTTCGGTTACGCTCACGTTCCATGGATGAAAAGCCACCAAAAACTGATCAAGGAAGAAGACCTTCCCGACAACAGGCAGCGCTGGGTGCAATTTTCCCGGGCCTCGGACCGGCTTGAAGAACGGGGCTATGTCAAGATCGGCCTTGACCATTTCGCCCTGCCGGACGACGCCTTGGCGATCGCCCTGAAAAACCATACCGTGCATCGCAATTTCCAGGGCTACACCGTGGATGACAGCCCCGCCATGCTGCCCTTCGGCGCTTCGGCGATCGGCGCCCTGCCCCAGGGGTATGTGCAGAACGTCTTGCCTCTGCGCGATTACACGCGCGCCATCGACGCCGGTGAATTTCCCGTTCAGCGCGGGCGCGCGCTCACTGCGCGCGACAAACTCGAAGCCGACGCCATCATGCGCATCATGTGCGATTTGGAATGCGATCTGGACCAGGTCTGCGCCGCTCACGACATGACCCCGGACGCCCTCGACGCGGGGTTGGAAAAATTGGCCCCGATGGCCGCCGACGGCATCGTCGTCATCGACGGCCGCCACATCCGCTTGACGGCCCAAGGCCGCCCCTTCGTCCGTCTCGTGGCCAGCGCGTTCGACGCCTACCTCGGGTCCGGCCAAGGGCGCCATTCGAAGGCCGTTTAA
- a CDS encoding TrkH family potassium uptake protein produces MQFFPALRPLIFILGPMLSFLGFAMLLPASADYVSGNHDWVSFTASAVISVFLGGVMIFSGSGKIEELNIRQTFLLTVLSWFLMSSIGALPFYLSFHNLTFTEAVFETVSGLTTTGSTVLTGLDSAPPGILLWRGILQGIGGIGIIVMAIAILPFLRLGGMQLYRTESSDMSEKVLPRVARLTAAIVGVYFGIIALCWFALWAAGMTSFEAIIHSMAAVSTGGFSTSDKSIGHFHSDLIEWILTFFMIAGSLPFVSYVSMIKKRGAERFNEPQIKGFLFFLLVIILAMTLWLTLAKGMPIWHALTASAFNLVSIVTTTGFTSEDYTLWGYFPIIFVLFLTFVGGCTGSTAGGIKYLRIQLAAGAIRKELRRLTMPHGVYTVRYGGKPVDNDTLVGALDMAVIFVVCIILITLGLAATGLDFTTSFSGAATAMANVGPGLGKIIGPSGTFQDLSETAQWLLTLAMLLGRLEIFTMVVLATRGYWKDVFV; encoded by the coding sequence ATGCAATTTTTTCCCGCCCTGCGCCCCCTCATTTTCATCTTGGGGCCGATGCTCAGCTTCCTCGGCTTCGCGATGCTTTTGCCCGCTTCGGCCGATTATGTTTCGGGAAACCACGATTGGGTCTCCTTTACCGCTTCGGCGGTCATTTCGGTATTCCTCGGCGGGGTGATGATTTTTTCCGGCAGCGGAAAGATCGAAGAATTGAATATCCGGCAAACCTTTTTGCTCACCGTGCTCAGTTGGTTCTTGATGTCTTCGATCGGCGCGCTGCCGTTTTATCTGTCGTTTCACAACCTAACCTTTACCGAGGCCGTTTTCGAAACCGTTTCCGGGTTGACCACGACCGGATCTACGGTGCTGACCGGGCTGGATAGCGCGCCACCCGGCATCTTGTTGTGGCGCGGCATTTTGCAGGGCATCGGCGGCATCGGCATTATCGTGATGGCGATCGCCATTTTGCCCTTCCTGCGTCTGGGCGGAATGCAATTGTACCGCACCGAATCGTCCGACATGTCGGAAAAGGTCCTGCCCCGGGTAGCCCGCCTGACGGCGGCGATTGTCGGCGTTTATTTCGGTATTATCGCGCTGTGCTGGTTCGCCCTATGGGCGGCGGGAATGACCTCGTTCGAAGCGATCATCCATTCCATGGCCGCGGTATCGACGGGGGGATTTTCGACCTCGGACAAATCAATCGGCCATTTTCACAGCGATCTGATCGAATGGATCTTGACCTTTTTCATGATCGCGGGATCCCTACCCTTCGTTTCCTACGTCTCGATGATCAAGAAACGCGGAGCCGAACGTTTCAATGAGCCGCAGATCAAGGGGTTTTTATTTTTCCTTCTGGTCATCATTTTAGCCATGACCCTGTGGCTGACCCTGGCCAAGGGCATGCCGATCTGGCACGCCCTGACGGCGTCGGCGTTTAATCTTGTCTCCATCGTCACCACCACCGGGTTCACCAGCGAGGATTACACCCTTTGGGGATATTTCCCGATCATTTTCGTGTTGTTTTTAACTTTTGTCGGTGGGTGCACCGGATCGACGGCGGGGGGGATCAAGTACCTGCGCATCCAGCTCGCGGCGGGGGCGATCCGCAAGGAACTGCGCCGCCTGACCATGCCCCATGGAGTATACACCGTGCGTTACGGCGGCAAGCCTGTCGATAACGACACCCTCGTCGGCGCCCTCGACATGGCGGTCATCTTTGTCGTCTGTATCATCTTAATCACGCTGGGATTGGCGGCGACCGGCCTGGATTTCACCACCAGCTTCAGCGGCGCGGCGACGGCGATGGCCAACGTCGGCCCCGGTCTGGGTAAAATTATCGGGCCATCGGGAACGTTTCAAGACCTCAGCGAGACGGCACAATGGCTGCTAACCCTGGCGATGCTCTTGGGGCGACTTGAAATTTTCACCATGGTGGTGCTGGCCACCCGGGGCTATTGGAAGGATGTTTTCGTGTAG